A single Primulina eburnea isolate SZY01 chromosome 11, ASM2296580v1, whole genome shotgun sequence DNA region contains:
- the LOC140805330 gene encoding uncharacterized protein isoform X1: MLVFRALLRFVSIGALVLYLFACMGGCLGCDTKPKLISAADDPLKGQSSQVWKASKTSRSESFFTTRTCEMDNSNASSHGCISLTHDALGASSSVKPSEFVNHGFLLWNQSRQKWTGNKRPESRSQQLLEPKLSWNATYDSLLSSNKPFRKPIPLGEMVDFLVDIWEQEGMYD; encoded by the exons ATGTTGGTGTTCAGAGCCCTGCTACGGTTCGTATCCATTGGAGCCCTGGTTCTTTATCTTTTCGCCTGCATGGG TGGTTGTCTTGGGTGTGATACCAAACCCAAACTGATTTCGGCAGCTGATGATCCTTTGAAAGGACAGAGTAGCCAAGTTTGGAAAGCGTCAAAAACTAGCAGATCAGAGAGTTTTTTTACCACCAGAACTTGTGAAATGGACAATAGTAATGCTTCATCGCATGGATGCATCTCGTTGACACATGATGCCCTTGGTGCTAGCTCTTCTGTGAAACCATCTGAATTTGTGAATCATG GTTTTCTTCTCTGGAACCAGAGTAGACAAAAATGGACAGGGAATAAAAGGCCCGAGAGTCGGTCACAACAGCTCCTCGAGCCCAAACTAAG TTGGAATGCGACCTATGATAGTTTACTAAGCAGCAACAAACCATTTCGTAAACCTATTCCGCTTGGG GAAATGGTTGATTTTCTTGTTGATATTTGGGAGCAGGAAGGAATGTACGACTGA
- the LOC140805330 gene encoding uncharacterized protein isoform X2, giving the protein MLVFRALLRGCLGCDTKPKLISAADDPLKGQSSQVWKASKTSRSESFFTTRTCEMDNSNASSHGCISLTHDALGASSSVKPSEFVNHGFLLWNQSRQKWTGNKRPESRSQQLLEPKLSWNATYDSLLSSNKPFRKPIPLGEMVDFLVDIWEQEGMYD; this is encoded by the exons ATGTTGGTGTTCAGAGCCCTGCTACG TGGTTGTCTTGGGTGTGATACCAAACCCAAACTGATTTCGGCAGCTGATGATCCTTTGAAAGGACAGAGTAGCCAAGTTTGGAAAGCGTCAAAAACTAGCAGATCAGAGAGTTTTTTTACCACCAGAACTTGTGAAATGGACAATAGTAATGCTTCATCGCATGGATGCATCTCGTTGACACATGATGCCCTTGGTGCTAGCTCTTCTGTGAAACCATCTGAATTTGTGAATCATG GTTTTCTTCTCTGGAACCAGAGTAGACAAAAATGGACAGGGAATAAAAGGCCCGAGAGTCGGTCACAACAGCTCCTCGAGCCCAAACTAAG TTGGAATGCGACCTATGATAGTTTACTAAGCAGCAACAAACCATTTCGTAAACCTATTCCGCTTGGG GAAATGGTTGATTTTCTTGTTGATATTTGGGAGCAGGAAGGAATGTACGACTGA
- the LOC140805330 gene encoding uncharacterized protein isoform X3, whose product MDNSNASSHGCISLTHDALGASSSVKPSEFVNHGFLLWNQSRQKWTGNKRPESRSQQLLEPKLSWNATYDSLLSSNKPFRKPIPLGEMVDFLVDIWEQEGMYD is encoded by the exons ATGGACAATAGTAATGCTTCATCGCATGGATGCATCTCGTTGACACATGATGCCCTTGGTGCTAGCTCTTCTGTGAAACCATCTGAATTTGTGAATCATG GTTTTCTTCTCTGGAACCAGAGTAGACAAAAATGGACAGGGAATAAAAGGCCCGAGAGTCGGTCACAACAGCTCCTCGAGCCCAAACTAAG TTGGAATGCGACCTATGATAGTTTACTAAGCAGCAACAAACCATTTCGTAAACCTATTCCGCTTGGG GAAATGGTTGATTTTCTTGTTGATATTTGGGAGCAGGAAGGAATGTACGACTGA
- the LOC140805331 gene encoding uncharacterized protein isoform X1 codes for MVSQKRSCHKEAVPRQNSNGCFSDDFPAIISVFQSPEGIKPPILKKLYCLLVGISANVKWSPKNTVGSGYFGLETCYIGIKVTFEDVCVLSNSLFAELAERFEKISSTLLDISENESRSENESESDLHLFDDVEVVNLLLRCCMLLLTLLAAQQNLMLEKGQILLRVIKKLCSPIWVENKGKHVFIYNKSVFRRCDPGSKGCSTSFAEDFTASLQILEPCNPLHFFMSAMLEVFVDECFVNGHLRRYFKMICSVASKNETLLNPHPSQGDFGIVMEAICNHFILSFSDKQAFDDFLSRLFSAHAEENRYSFVAPALSVSTAVSLLFCPIMISGPKYMQAHLIFMVSRATQAVMKIESLKPDRKLVNCFLAIFEKSVSLYKLRMSYLQKDGYSTSASECAISGTSDETAHLPFDFLISLDTKKRFDGLLAKLNHASNQRLHDRFSKIKSELVCSSIRVVKEFQNVYGISCHDDILAISTCLIHQVSGSFDEITMYSMEAMTMQDIYLLASLLKLMGTSLLGVIWCLRNNNDLCCLNTLKDFSSSKEYDFILGAVTCFRDFPTDLPLQQYLSNVLSCHSEGSKDSKMMFLHFAGLMSLSFACGLDCLVKGSLLTILGLLNLFIFEEGGLDALNKMVDSKTGSLSSGFPVVRIQETMVDQNPSIVVASKFQKIRSLYSRMNDNRCKEVANVSSQSGLATGSHMEAVVGLEEETEETSNGEIFLSCMMGERTSGFEDLADFIECKQGKDYTAWLKNRQRYRKRRFEKLAVLKWKRRKKTLKTMKGRSRNQA; via the exons ATGGTTTCGCAGAAGAGGAGTTGCCACAAGGAAGCAGTTCCCAGGCAAAACTCGAATGGGTGCTTTTCAGATGATTTTCCGGCTATaatttctgttttccagtcacCCGAG GGAATTAAACCCCCAATCTTGAAGAAGTTATATTGCCTGCTTGTCGGTATTTCTGCAAACGTGAAATGGAGTCCCAAGAATACAGTTGGTTCTGGTTACTTTGGCCTTGAAACGTGCTATATAGGGATCAAAGTGACCTTTGAAGATGTTTGTGTGCTCTCTAATTCACTCTTTGCTGAATTAGCGGAAAGATTTGAGAAAATTTCCTCTACTTTGTTAGACATTTCCGAAAATGAGAGTCGGAGTGAGAATGAATCCGAGTCCGACCTTCATTTGTTTGATGATGTCGAAGTAGTGAATTTGCTGTTGCGATGTTGCATGCTGCTCTTAACTTTACTTGCGGCGCAACAAAATCTTATGCTAGAAAAAGGGCAGATTCTTTTAAGAGTAATTAAGAAGTTGTGTTCTCCGATTTGGGTTGAGAATAAAGGCAAACATgttttcatatataataaatcagtTTTTCGTCGGTGCGACCCTGGCAGCAAAGGTTGCTCTACCTCCTTTGCTGAGGACTTCACTGCTTCTTTACAAATTTTGGAGCCTTGTAATCCTCTTCATTTTTTCATGAGTGCTATGCTTGAG GTGTTTGTAGATGAATGTTTTGTGAATGGACACTTGAGACGATATTTCAAGATGATTTGTTCTGTTGCTTCGAAGAATGAAACACTGTTAAATCCTCATCCTTCTCAGGGGGATTTTGGGATTGTGATGGAAGCCATATGCAATCATTTTATCCTCTCATTTTCTGACAAACAAGCATTTGACGATTTTCTCAGTCGATTATTTTCAGCACATGCTGAGGAAAATAGATATTCATTTGTAGCTCCAGCTTTAAGTGTGAGTACAGCCGTATCATTGCTTTTTTGTCCTATTATGATATCTGGGCCAAAATATATGCAAGCACATCTGATTTTTATGGTTTCTAGAGCTACTCAGGCTGTGATGAAGATTGAAAGTTTGAAACCAGATCGTAAACTAGTCAACTGTTTCTTGGCAATTTTTGAAAAGTCAGTCAGTTTGTACAAGCTACGTATGTCTTACTTGCAAAAAGATGGCTACTCTACAAGTGCCAGCGAATGTGCTATATCTGGTACATCAGATGAAACTGCTCATCTACCCTTTGATTTTCTCATTTCACTCGACACAAAAAAAAGGTTTGATGGTCTACTTGCCAAATTAAACCATGCTTCGAATCAGAGGTTGCATGATCGTTTCTCTAAAATTAAATCTGAGCTGGTCTGTTCTTCTATAAGAGTAGTAAAGGAGTTCCAAAATGTTTATGGCATATCTTGCCACGATGACATTCTAGCCATCTCAACCTGCTTGATTCACCAAGTTTCTGGAAGCTTTGATGAAATTACAATGTATTCAATGGAGGCTATGACTATGCAGGACATATATCTTCTAGCTTCCTTATTGAAGTTAATGGGCACATCACTGCTAGGAGTCATTTGGTGTCTCAGAAATAACAATGACTTGTGCTGCCTGAACACTTTGAAAGATTTCTCCTCGAGTAAGGAATATGATTTCATTTTGGGGGCAGTGACCTGTTTCAGAGATTTTCCAACTGATCTACCGTTGCAACAGTATTTATCAAATGTGTTATCATGTCATTCTGAGGGAAGCAAGGATTCCAAAATGATGTTTCTGCATTTCGCAGGACTGATGTCGCTAAGCTTTGCCTGTGGACTTGATTGCTTAGTGAAGGGTAGTTTGTTGACAATTCTGGGACTATTGAATCTATTCATCTTTGAAGAGGGTGGGTTAGATGCATTAAACAAAATGGTTGATTCCAAAACAGGATCGTTGTCATCTGGATTTCCTGTCGTCAGAATCCAGGAG ACCATGGTGGATCAAAACCCCAGCATCGTAGTTGCATCAAAGTTTCAGAAGATAAGGTCATTATATTCACG TATGAACGATAACAGGTGTAAAGAAGTGGCAAACGTGAGCTCACAAAGTGGTTTAGCAACTGGATCGCATATGGAGGCCGTTGTGGGATTGGAAGAAGAGACAGAAGAGACGAGTAACGGAGAGATCTTCTTGAGTTGCATGATGGGTGAAAGAACATCTGGTTTTGAGGATCTGGCTGATTTCATTGAATGCAAACAAGGAAAAGATTACACAGCTTGGTTAAAGAATCGCCAGAGATACCGCAAGCGGAGATTTGAGAAACTGGCTGTGTTAAAGTGGAAGAGAAGGAAAAAGACTCTGAAAACCATGAAGGGAAGAAGCCGTAATCAGGCATAG
- the LOC140805331 gene encoding uncharacterized protein isoform X2 has translation MVSQKRSCHKEAVPRQNSNGCFSDDFPAIISVFQSPEGIKPPILKKLYCLLVGISANVKWSPKNTVGSGYFGLETCYIGIKVTFEDVCVLSNSLFAELAERFEKISSTLLDISENESRSENESESDLHLFDDVEVVNLLLRCCMLLLTLLAAQQNLMLEKGQILLRVIKKLCSPIWVENKGKHVFIYNKSVFRRCDPGSKGCSTSFAEDFTASLQILEPCNPLHFFMSAMLEVFVDECFVNGHLRRYFKMICSVASKNETLLNPHPSQGDFGIVMEAICNHFILSFSDKQAFDDFLSRLFSAHAEENRYSFVAPALSVSTAVSLLFCPIMISGPKYMQAHLIFMVSRATQAVMKIESLKPDRKLVNCFLAIFEKSVSLYKLRMSYLQKDGYSTSASECAISGTSDETAHLPFDFLISLDTKKRFDGLLAKLNHASNQRLHDRFSKIKSELVCSSIRVVKEFQNVYGISCHDDILAISTCLIHQVSGSFDEITMYSMEAMTMQDIYLLASLLKLMGTSLLGVIWCLRNNNDLCCLNTLKDFSSSKEYDFILGAVTCFRDFPTDLPLQQYLSNVLSCHSEGSKDSKMMFLHFAGLMSLSFACGLDCLVKGSLLTILGLLNLFIFEEGGLDALNKMVDSKTGSLSSGFPVVRIQETMVDQNPSIVVASKFQKIRSLYSRCKEVANVSSQSGLATGSHMEAVVGLEEETEETSNGEIFLSCMMGERTSGFEDLADFIECKQGKDYTAWLKNRQRYRKRRFEKLAVLKWKRRKKTLKTMKGRSRNQA, from the exons ATGGTTTCGCAGAAGAGGAGTTGCCACAAGGAAGCAGTTCCCAGGCAAAACTCGAATGGGTGCTTTTCAGATGATTTTCCGGCTATaatttctgttttccagtcacCCGAG GGAATTAAACCCCCAATCTTGAAGAAGTTATATTGCCTGCTTGTCGGTATTTCTGCAAACGTGAAATGGAGTCCCAAGAATACAGTTGGTTCTGGTTACTTTGGCCTTGAAACGTGCTATATAGGGATCAAAGTGACCTTTGAAGATGTTTGTGTGCTCTCTAATTCACTCTTTGCTGAATTAGCGGAAAGATTTGAGAAAATTTCCTCTACTTTGTTAGACATTTCCGAAAATGAGAGTCGGAGTGAGAATGAATCCGAGTCCGACCTTCATTTGTTTGATGATGTCGAAGTAGTGAATTTGCTGTTGCGATGTTGCATGCTGCTCTTAACTTTACTTGCGGCGCAACAAAATCTTATGCTAGAAAAAGGGCAGATTCTTTTAAGAGTAATTAAGAAGTTGTGTTCTCCGATTTGGGTTGAGAATAAAGGCAAACATgttttcatatataataaatcagtTTTTCGTCGGTGCGACCCTGGCAGCAAAGGTTGCTCTACCTCCTTTGCTGAGGACTTCACTGCTTCTTTACAAATTTTGGAGCCTTGTAATCCTCTTCATTTTTTCATGAGTGCTATGCTTGAG GTGTTTGTAGATGAATGTTTTGTGAATGGACACTTGAGACGATATTTCAAGATGATTTGTTCTGTTGCTTCGAAGAATGAAACACTGTTAAATCCTCATCCTTCTCAGGGGGATTTTGGGATTGTGATGGAAGCCATATGCAATCATTTTATCCTCTCATTTTCTGACAAACAAGCATTTGACGATTTTCTCAGTCGATTATTTTCAGCACATGCTGAGGAAAATAGATATTCATTTGTAGCTCCAGCTTTAAGTGTGAGTACAGCCGTATCATTGCTTTTTTGTCCTATTATGATATCTGGGCCAAAATATATGCAAGCACATCTGATTTTTATGGTTTCTAGAGCTACTCAGGCTGTGATGAAGATTGAAAGTTTGAAACCAGATCGTAAACTAGTCAACTGTTTCTTGGCAATTTTTGAAAAGTCAGTCAGTTTGTACAAGCTACGTATGTCTTACTTGCAAAAAGATGGCTACTCTACAAGTGCCAGCGAATGTGCTATATCTGGTACATCAGATGAAACTGCTCATCTACCCTTTGATTTTCTCATTTCACTCGACACAAAAAAAAGGTTTGATGGTCTACTTGCCAAATTAAACCATGCTTCGAATCAGAGGTTGCATGATCGTTTCTCTAAAATTAAATCTGAGCTGGTCTGTTCTTCTATAAGAGTAGTAAAGGAGTTCCAAAATGTTTATGGCATATCTTGCCACGATGACATTCTAGCCATCTCAACCTGCTTGATTCACCAAGTTTCTGGAAGCTTTGATGAAATTACAATGTATTCAATGGAGGCTATGACTATGCAGGACATATATCTTCTAGCTTCCTTATTGAAGTTAATGGGCACATCACTGCTAGGAGTCATTTGGTGTCTCAGAAATAACAATGACTTGTGCTGCCTGAACACTTTGAAAGATTTCTCCTCGAGTAAGGAATATGATTTCATTTTGGGGGCAGTGACCTGTTTCAGAGATTTTCCAACTGATCTACCGTTGCAACAGTATTTATCAAATGTGTTATCATGTCATTCTGAGGGAAGCAAGGATTCCAAAATGATGTTTCTGCATTTCGCAGGACTGATGTCGCTAAGCTTTGCCTGTGGACTTGATTGCTTAGTGAAGGGTAGTTTGTTGACAATTCTGGGACTATTGAATCTATTCATCTTTGAAGAGGGTGGGTTAGATGCATTAAACAAAATGGTTGATTCCAAAACAGGATCGTTGTCATCTGGATTTCCTGTCGTCAGAATCCAGGAG ACCATGGTGGATCAAAACCCCAGCATCGTAGTTGCATCAAAGTTTCAGAAGATAAGGTCATTATATTCACG GTGTAAAGAAGTGGCAAACGTGAGCTCACAAAGTGGTTTAGCAACTGGATCGCATATGGAGGCCGTTGTGGGATTGGAAGAAGAGACAGAAGAGACGAGTAACGGAGAGATCTTCTTGAGTTGCATGATGGGTGAAAGAACATCTGGTTTTGAGGATCTGGCTGATTTCATTGAATGCAAACAAGGAAAAGATTACACAGCTTGGTTAAAGAATCGCCAGAGATACCGCAAGCGGAGATTTGAGAAACTGGCTGTGTTAAAGTGGAAGAGAAGGAAAAAGACTCTGAAAACCATGAAGGGAAGAAGCCGTAATCAGGCATAG